In Yersinia enterocolitica subsp. enterocolitica, one DNA window encodes the following:
- a CDS encoding TonB-dependent siderophore receptor: protein MKVKWQRRSLTTLASLIGICISTPLWAQTQDTTQAGSDTAATQQKETTATDNKATTGDTLVVTAQQQVRQALGASTITAEDIRKRPPANDLSEIIRTMPGVNLSGNSASGQRGNNRQIDIRGMGPENTLIMIDGIPVSSRNAVRYGWRGERDTRGDTNWVPANMVEKIEVLRGPAAARYGNGAAGGVVNIITKQPDKELHGSWNAYMNLPQHSEEGATRRTDFSLLGPLSDTVSFRLYGGYNKTDADDWDINQGHESARTGNQAGTLPAGREGVRNKDINGLLRWEFAQGQSLEFEAGYSRQGNIYAGDTQNTNSNAIVRSLYGAETNVMYRDNFSLTHRGFWDNGVSTTSYVQYENTRNSRINEGLAGGTEGIFSNNYFSTIKLDNYLAHSEVNLPFELGVNQVLTVGAEWNDQKMNDPTSNTQTTTEGGSVSGLTGTGRNTRTSAQIASVFVEDNIELTDTTMLTPALRFDHHSTAGSNWSPGLNLSQELGDYFTMKMGIARAYKAPNLYQTNPNYLLYSRGQGCYGGGGSCYLMGNDDLSAETSVNKEIGFEFHDDGIIAGITYFRNDYRNKIEPGLVSLGTANGGTGTYANSDIFKWENVPKALVEGLEGNLTVPFTDTVQWSSNLTYMLESKNKSTGDYLSITPEFTLNSSVNWQATDDLSLLSTVTWYGRQKPKKYDYQGLPVTGTARNEVSPYAIFGLSASYTVTKNVSVTTGIENLFDKRQFREGNAQNVANIAGAGAATYNEPGRTYFISLNTQF, encoded by the coding sequence ATGAAAGTAAAATGGCAGCGGCGCTCTCTGACGACCTTAGCGAGCTTGATTGGTATCTGCATTTCGACTCCGCTTTGGGCGCAGACACAAGATACCACTCAGGCAGGGTCTGATACAGCCGCAACACAACAAAAAGAAACAACGGCGACTGACAACAAAGCAACCACTGGCGATACCTTGGTAGTCACGGCCCAGCAGCAAGTCCGTCAAGCACTTGGCGCCTCGACTATCACGGCGGAAGATATCCGCAAACGACCTCCAGCTAATGATTTGTCTGAAATTATCCGTACCATGCCTGGCGTTAACCTCTCCGGTAACTCAGCCAGCGGTCAGCGCGGGAATAACCGCCAGATCGATATTCGCGGCATGGGGCCTGAAAATACCCTAATTATGATTGATGGCATTCCCGTTTCGAGCCGCAATGCGGTGCGTTATGGCTGGCGTGGTGAGCGCGATACCCGTGGTGATACCAACTGGGTTCCGGCGAATATGGTTGAGAAAATCGAAGTATTACGTGGGCCAGCCGCCGCGCGCTATGGTAATGGTGCCGCCGGTGGGGTGGTGAATATCATCACCAAACAGCCGGACAAAGAACTGCATGGCAGTTGGAATGCTTACATGAATCTGCCGCAACATAGCGAAGAGGGCGCGACCCGTCGTACTGACTTCAGCCTGTTGGGGCCACTCAGTGATACCGTCAGTTTCCGTTTATACGGTGGATACAATAAAACTGATGCTGATGATTGGGATATTAACCAAGGCCATGAATCTGCCCGAACCGGTAATCAGGCTGGCACATTGCCTGCTGGGCGTGAAGGGGTTCGTAATAAAGATATCAACGGGTTACTGCGTTGGGAGTTTGCGCAGGGCCAATCCCTGGAGTTCGAGGCGGGCTATAGCCGTCAGGGGAATATTTATGCTGGTGATACACAAAATACCAACAGCAATGCCATTGTGCGCAGCCTATATGGCGCGGAAACCAACGTGATGTATCGCGATAATTTCTCGTTAACGCACCGTGGTTTTTGGGATAACGGTGTCAGTACCACCTCCTATGTACAGTATGAAAATACCCGCAACTCACGTATTAATGAGGGGCTGGCAGGGGGTACCGAGGGTATCTTCTCAAATAATTATTTCAGTACAATCAAGCTGGACAACTATCTGGCCCATTCCGAGGTTAACCTGCCATTTGAGTTAGGGGTTAATCAAGTGCTGACTGTCGGTGCGGAATGGAATGACCAGAAAATGAATGACCCGACTTCCAACACCCAGACGACGACTGAGGGTGGCAGTGTCAGTGGTTTAACGGGAACAGGCCGAAATACGCGCACCTCAGCACAGATAGCGTCGGTGTTTGTTGAAGATAATATCGAGCTGACAGACACCACAATGCTGACCCCAGCGCTGCGTTTTGACCATCACAGTACCGCAGGGAGCAATTGGAGTCCGGGGTTAAACCTGTCACAGGAACTGGGCGATTACTTCACCATGAAAATGGGGATTGCCCGCGCCTATAAAGCGCCAAACCTCTATCAAACCAACCCAAATTATCTGCTGTATAGCCGTGGTCAGGGTTGCTATGGCGGCGGCGGCAGTTGTTACTTGATGGGTAATGACGATTTGTCAGCAGAAACCAGCGTCAACAAAGAGATCGGTTTCGAATTCCATGATGATGGCATTATTGCGGGTATCACTTATTTCCGTAACGATTACCGTAATAAGATTGAGCCAGGTTTAGTCTCCCTGGGGACAGCTAATGGCGGTACCGGAACTTATGCTAATTCCGATATTTTCAAATGGGAAAATGTGCCGAAAGCCTTGGTTGAAGGGCTGGAAGGTAACCTGACGGTACCCTTCACTGACACGGTGCAATGGAGCAGTAACCTGACCTACATGCTGGAGTCGAAGAACAAATCTACCGGTGATTACTTATCTATCACACCGGAGTTTACCCTGAACAGCTCAGTGAATTGGCAGGCTACGGATGATTTGTCCTTACTGTCTACCGTGACATGGTATGGGCGTCAGAAACCGAAGAAATATGACTATCAGGGTCTGCCAGTCACCGGTACGGCGCGCAATGAAGTTAGTCCGTACGCCATCTTTGGTCTGAGCGCCAGCTACACAGTGACCAAAAATGTCAGTGTGACCACCGGTATTGAAAACTTGTTCGATAAACGCCAGTTCCGTGAGGGTAATGCCCAGAACGTCGCAAATATCGCCGGTGCCGGTGCAGCAACCTATAATGAGCCTGGCCGGACATATTTTATTAGCTTGAATACCCAGTTTTAA
- the yddG gene encoding aromatic amino acid DMT transporter YddG has product MNRLPTLYGIIAILLWSMSVALTRGLSETLGPFGAGAAIYTVSGILVWLVAGKPTVRGQHPAYLYGCGLLFVVYMVAFALAIGMANDRQQTLEIGLINYLWPSLTLLLAVPLLKLRARWWLWPGAALALFGVIWVVSGGNGLDIKVLSANVSSNPLAYSLALIAAFTWAGYSNLVRVYSRGPGALPLFLLACALCLWVMFFMLTPGKLHFTQRATFELLLMGANTALAYLCWDIAMKKGNATLVAALSYFTPLLSILIASLWLNTPPSAAFWPGVAMVVLGSLLCWSASRTPLRI; this is encoded by the coding sequence ATGAACCGCCTCCCGACCCTGTATGGCATTATTGCGATCCTACTCTGGAGCATGAGTGTCGCCTTGACGCGTGGGTTATCTGAAACGTTAGGGCCATTTGGCGCGGGTGCAGCCATTTACACCGTCAGTGGTATTTTGGTGTGGCTGGTGGCGGGTAAACCGACCGTACGCGGGCAACATCCGGCTTATCTATACGGTTGTGGTTTGCTGTTTGTGGTGTATATGGTGGCTTTTGCCTTAGCCATTGGAATGGCGAATGATCGCCAGCAAACTCTCGAAATCGGTCTGATCAATTACCTGTGGCCAAGCCTGACGCTGCTATTGGCGGTACCGTTACTTAAACTCCGTGCACGATGGTGGCTCTGGCCGGGCGCAGCGCTGGCCCTGTTTGGTGTGATTTGGGTGGTCAGTGGTGGGAATGGGCTGGATATCAAAGTGCTCAGTGCCAATGTTAGCAGTAACCCATTGGCTTATAGTCTGGCGCTAATTGCGGCCTTTACCTGGGCCGGTTACTCCAATCTGGTGCGGGTATACAGCCGAGGGCCTGGGGCATTGCCACTGTTTCTGCTCGCCTGTGCGCTATGCCTGTGGGTGATGTTCTTTATGCTGACACCCGGTAAGTTGCATTTCACCCAACGCGCCACTTTTGAACTGCTGCTGATGGGGGCCAATACCGCACTGGCCTATCTATGCTGGGATATCGCCATGAAAAAAGGCAACGCCACACTGGTCGCTGCCCTGTCTTACTTCACACCTTTGTTATCAATACTGATTGCCAGTTTATGGCTCAATACTCCCCCCTCAGCCGCATTCTGGCCGGGTGTTGCTATGGTAGTGCTCGGCTCGTTGTTATGTTGGTCTGCCAGCCGCACACCCCTTCGGATTTGA
- the acnB gene encoding bifunctional aconitate hydratase 2/2-methylisocitrate dehydratase codes for MLEEYRKHVAERAAEGIVPKPLDASQMAALVESLKNPPAGEDEFLLDLLINRVPPGVDEAAYVKAGFLAAIAKGEAHSPLITPEKAIELLGTMQGGYNIHPLIDALDNEKLAPIAGKALSHTLLMFDNFYDVEEKAKAGNPHAKKIMQSWADAEWYLSRPPLAEKITVTVFKVTGETNTDDLSPAQDAWSRPDIPLHALAMLKNAREGIHPDQPGSVGPIKQIEELNKKGFPLAYVGDVVGTGSSRKSATNSVLWFMGDDIPYVPNKRGGGVVLGSKIAPIFFNTMEDAGALPIEVDVSNLKMGDVIDIFPYLGEVRHHDTGAILATFELKTDVLLDEVRAGGRIPLIVGRGLTTKARESLGLPVSEVFRVAKPVAKSNKGFSLAQKMVGRACGVAGVRPGEYCEPKMTSVGSQDTTGPMTRDELKDLACLGFSADLVMQSFCHTAAYPKPVDVTTHHTLPDFIMNRGGVSLRPGDGIIHSWLNRMLLPDTVGTGGDSHTRFPIGISFPAGSGLVAFAAATGVMPLDMPESVLVRFKGKMQPGITLRDLVHAIPYYAIQEGLLTVEKQGKKNIFSGRILEIEGLPELKVEQAFELADASAERSAAGCTIKLDKAPIIEYLQSNIVLLKWMIAEGYGDRRTLERRANGMESWLANPNLLEGDADAEYAAVIEIDLAEITQPILCAPNDPDDARLLSDVANSKIDEVFIGSCMTNIGHFRAAGKLLDQHKGQLPTRLWVAPPTKMDAAQLTEEGYYSVFGKSGARVEIPGCSLCMGNQARVADGATVVSTSTRNFPNRLGNGANVYLASAELAAIASLLGRLPTPDEYQTYMAQVDKTAADTYRYLNFDQLSQYTDKADGVIFQTAV; via the coding sequence GTGCTAGAAGAATACCGTAAGCACGTGGCCGAGCGTGCCGCTGAGGGTATCGTCCCCAAGCCATTAGATGCATCACAAATGGCAGCGCTGGTTGAATCATTAAAAAATCCGCCGGCGGGCGAAGATGAATTCCTGTTAGATCTGCTGATTAACCGTGTCCCCCCCGGTGTTGATGAAGCAGCTTATGTTAAAGCCGGTTTTCTGGCGGCCATAGCCAAAGGTGAAGCCCACTCCCCACTGATTACCCCTGAGAAAGCAATTGAACTGCTTGGTACCATGCAGGGTGGTTATAATATTCATCCGTTGATTGATGCGTTAGATAATGAAAAGCTGGCGCCGATTGCGGGCAAAGCTTTATCTCACACCTTGCTGATGTTTGATAACTTCTACGATGTAGAAGAAAAAGCCAAAGCAGGTAATCCTCACGCCAAGAAAATTATGCAATCCTGGGCTGATGCCGAATGGTATCTCTCCCGCCCACCTTTGGCTGAGAAAATCACGGTAACCGTATTCAAAGTAACCGGTGAAACCAATACCGATGACTTGTCTCCGGCTCAAGATGCCTGGTCGCGCCCTGATATCCCACTGCATGCGCTGGCGATGCTGAAAAATGCCCGTGAAGGCATTCATCCGGATCAACCGGGCAGTGTTGGCCCAATCAAACAGATTGAAGAGCTGAATAAAAAAGGTTTCCCACTGGCTTATGTTGGCGATGTTGTCGGAACCGGTTCTTCTCGTAAATCAGCCACCAACTCGGTACTGTGGTTTATGGGCGACGACATCCCTTACGTGCCGAATAAGCGCGGCGGTGGTGTGGTGCTGGGCAGCAAAATTGCGCCAATCTTCTTTAACACCATGGAAGATGCGGGTGCATTGCCAATCGAAGTAGATGTCAGCAACCTGAAGATGGGCGATGTAATTGATATCTTCCCGTATCTGGGCGAAGTGCGACACCATGATACTGGCGCAATTTTAGCCACTTTCGAACTGAAAACTGACGTGTTGTTGGATGAAGTGCGCGCCGGTGGCCGTATCCCATTGATCGTCGGCCGCGGTTTGACCACCAAAGCGCGCGAATCTCTGGGCCTGCCAGTTAGCGAAGTGTTCCGTGTGGCGAAGCCGGTTGCTAAGAGTAACAAAGGTTTCTCGCTGGCACAGAAAATGGTCGGTCGTGCCTGTGGCGTTGCAGGTGTGCGCCCAGGTGAATACTGCGAACCTAAAATGACCTCGGTCGGTTCACAAGATACCACCGGCCCAATGACCCGTGATGAGCTGAAAGACTTGGCGTGTCTGGGCTTCTCCGCTGATCTGGTGATGCAGTCATTCTGTCATACTGCGGCCTATCCGAAGCCTGTAGACGTGACCACTCATCACACATTACCTGACTTTATTATGAACCGTGGCGGCGTGTCACTGCGCCCGGGTGATGGCATCATCCACTCATGGCTCAACCGTATGTTGTTACCGGACACTGTCGGTACCGGTGGTGACTCCCACACCCGTTTCCCTATCGGCATTTCCTTCCCGGCGGGTTCTGGTCTGGTGGCCTTTGCGGCAGCAACAGGCGTAATGCCTCTGGACATGCCTGAATCGGTGTTAGTGCGCTTTAAGGGTAAAATGCAGCCGGGTATCACCCTGCGTGATCTGGTGCATGCTATCCCTTACTACGCGATTCAGGAAGGCCTGCTGACAGTTGAGAAACAAGGCAAGAAGAACATCTTCTCTGGTCGAATTCTGGAAATTGAAGGCTTACCAGAGCTGAAAGTTGAACAAGCATTTGAGCTGGCTGATGCTTCCGCCGAGCGTTCTGCTGCCGGTTGTACCATCAAACTGGATAAAGCGCCGATCATTGAATACTTGCAATCCAACATTGTGTTGTTGAAGTGGATGATAGCGGAAGGTTACGGCGACCGTCGTACACTGGAGCGCCGTGCCAATGGTATGGAAAGCTGGTTGGCTAACCCAAATCTGCTGGAAGGTGATGCGGATGCGGAATACGCTGCGGTGATCGAAATCGATCTGGCGGAAATAACCCAGCCGATTCTCTGTGCGCCTAATGATCCGGATGATGCCCGCTTACTGTCAGATGTGGCTAATAGCAAAATCGATGAAGTGTTTATCGGCTCCTGCATGACCAATATTGGGCATTTCCGTGCGGCCGGTAAGCTACTGGATCAACACAAAGGCCAGTTGCCAACCCGCCTGTGGGTCGCGCCGCCGACCAAAATGGATGCCGCGCAACTGACCGAAGAGGGCTACTACAGTGTCTTTGGTAAGAGTGGTGCCCGTGTTGAGATCCCAGGCTGCTCGCTGTGTATGGGTAACCAGGCACGTGTAGCAGATGGGGCGACGGTTGTTTCTACTTCGACCCGTAACTTCCCGAACCGCTTGGGGAATGGGGCGAATGTTTATCTGGCTTCGGCTGAACTGGCAGCAATTGCATCACTGCTTGGGCGTCTGCCAACTCCTGATGAATATCAAACTTATATGGCTCAGGTTGATAAGACCGCAGCAGATACTTACCGGTATCTGAATTTTGATCAGTTGAGCCAATATACGGATAAAGCGGATGGTGTGATTTTCCAAACCGCCGTGTAA
- the yacL gene encoding protein YacL, whose product MDYEFLRDLTGQVLVRFSMGHEVIGHWLNEEIKGDLAKLDQIEAAAAEVKGSERQWQLDGHEYTLWLDGEEVMVRANQLDIEGDEMEEGMNYYDEESLCLCGLEDFLRVLQGYRNFIISK is encoded by the coding sequence ATGGACTATGAATTTTTGCGTGATTTAACCGGGCAAGTACTGGTCAGATTCTCCATGGGACATGAAGTGATCGGCCACTGGCTCAATGAAGAAATTAAAGGCGATTTAGCCAAACTTGATCAAATTGAAGCCGCCGCAGCTGAAGTCAAAGGCAGTGAACGCCAGTGGCAACTGGATGGTCATGAATATACCTTGTGGCTGGATGGTGAAGAAGTGATGGTGCGCGCCAATCAATTAGATATTGAAGGCGACGAGATGGAAGAAGGGATGAATTACTATGACGAAGAAAGCCTCTGCCTGTGTGGTTTAGAGGACTTTCTGCGGGTGTTGCAAGGCTATCGTAACTTCATCATTTCTAAATAA